The following coding sequences lie in one Corticium candelabrum chromosome 10, ooCorCand1.1, whole genome shotgun sequence genomic window:
- the LOC134186250 gene encoding multiple PDZ domain protein-like, with protein sequence MPTVADAERALALLEQIQQLLINSGDDEFDDELNFLIDILASPVFKQLLNIQQSMKDLNEELREASQSIIDSREISPDGLLEVSEEEQRRRANAKRRQDSLRKVRQMKEQVQKQRDAELRKQHFAANQDSLTDYSWDSLADSVAFTDQVQLRSLADEDVESITLYKPPGGGLGFTVVSLRSESRGELGIFVKDIQPDGVAGRDGRLQKDDKIVSINDVMLDQSVSHTTAVSLLQKSYGEVRLRVTHSSYPKRRMTTVEVPLQIDLLAQDDDIELLNISLTQTGSGFGFGIAMHKSTGSILIRSVIEGSPAAQDGRLQGGDRLLKINDTPVTGMVPADVASVLRGVGDTAHLTITRPKSILEHNLDNQSGQNGGFALSTSLMEKPAIVEETAAVEEAAVVEQQTLNQSEPLAILGYMNDSAEYRYIDVQLEKDQRGLGITIAGIMSETDSVEGIFVQAITPNSAADRNGQIKVNDKIVKVNGESVEGQDHRYVAQLLRTTDRVVSLTVARSLNEASQALDDGFSDIKRYWRDRVSPNREIIVSVIDKKTPDSSLGINVEGVSNVDESGNIIIDQNTRHFVRNVRDGGPAAADGILQAGDELLEVDGYALVGVMHEEAIRIIRESNQFVRVVVARGGENILAPSSPLMEGGRSGLVNRLPNGEPSPLLTPRWRHEIEEVMLVKGDAGLGFSILDYQDPKDQLKTVIVVRSVVPDNVAAKDGRIALGDRIMYVNETDLEHANLHEAVDAIRCAPKGVVRIGIVKPHLEEESDKPPVYDSAKLCPPVKSEESVSEQLESLQLNGELMLHRMNEIMVRKGNTGLGLSVSRTESSDGVVVRSVLKGGAVGRDGRISVGDRIVEVNGESLEGYTSAKARALLRRSSLRGEGIKIKYIRKSSTSPEPPPLSPGVPVTPPVDETESGQQTSLAADIAAKVAAVVMISDDNQEESTFEIKTENSVERSGRAETWAGEKSHDRESTSPPVTASDLYRARTVVIDRAVDSSLGISVVGGRPGSRDSVVPPISGIFIKHVMEGTPAAQSGDLMAGDQILEVNGMSLRDATHDEAVDVIRRATSPVRLIVQTLPARQLNSLRRKSRSSRSGSSSSATSPRHSIVKDEVKEEHLELKYDDASLHARFPKVRGTLIAVEMIKGAAGLGLSIAGSDNTQEEGVEVIGVKEGGAAAQSGQLQGGDFILEVNGKSILGLNHKEASHILKTLPPLVKMVALRPMQRRQSDLTGQMTSMMVSVNTSREPYSPPRSITTPTIEETTAVSQTFGPAHQGEVPTAVEGFDLSTFRKVENVALVKDSFGLGLAVGEGRGFKDERGIFIKNITSDGVADRDGRLQIGDQLLAVDGQSLYGLNGAQAGSLLVSADDHITLTVASGPARKTPSVTEKPGTLQMQSPDGVVSSQFLYNPVVPGVETTVELVKGQSGLGVSIVGGTDTPLGYIVIQEVHDDGAAAVDARLKPHDQILEVDGHDLRDAVHDQAISVLRQTGNLVRLTVLRPTDESSLSLEPMNVETVRLLKVPGQNLGISLLPARDRPGIFITDIIPHSLADQEGRLQVGDQILSVDNIDMTMASHFEVAQALKASEGEVVITVARNQWEEFGFNGTAMQTAYSPNVTRTPELSRFSSFGKLQQPMARVPSGHISVPRDVFKVVLERVSPQEPLGLGISGGIHIQPGNVPVFITNVKPDGAAARNGQLRAGDAILEINGHSLESRSHVDAVDILKSSVGSVQMKISREIAPVPLSPQLSPYAVRNTVPISDSNRLNIITLTRGPEGLGFSVVGGRGSQQGDLPIYVKSVFEKGAAAHDGRLKRGNQILAVNDESLDGVTHDEAVQILKKCKGEIKLTVLN encoded by the exons ATGCCGACAGTAGCCG ATGCCGAACGAGCTTTAGCTCTTCTGGAACAGATTCAGCAGTTGTTGATTAATTCGGGAGATGATGAATTTGATGATGAACTAAACTTTTTGATTGACATTCTTGCAAGTCCAGTTTTTAAACAATTACTGAACATTCAGCAGTCTATGAAAGATTTGAATGAGGAGCTACGAGAAGCATCACAGAGCATTATAGACAGTCGAGAAATATCACCAGACGGTTTACTAGAAGTAAGTGAagaagagcaaaggagacggGCGAATGCAAAGAGGAGACAGGACTCACTACGAAAGGTTCGACAGATGAAGGAACAAGTGCAAAAACAGAGagatgcagaattgagaaaacAGCACTTTGCAGCTAATCAGGATTCGCTCACGGACTATAGTTGGGATTCTCTTGCAGATTCGGTTGCTTTCACCGATCAAGTCCAGCTGCGTTCTTTGGCTGATGAAGATGTGGAGTCAATTACTTTGTACAAACCTCCAGGTGGAGGGCTTGGCTTCACTGTTGTTAGCTTGAGAAGTGAGAGTCGTGGAGAGTTGGGCATCTTTGTTAAGGACATTCAACCTGATGGTGTTGCAGGAAG AGATGGAAGGCTGCAGAAGGATGACAAGATTGTGTCTATTAATGATGTTATGTTGGATCAATCCGTGTCACACACCACGGCTGTTTCACTGTTGCAGAAATCTTATGGCGAAGTTCGACTTCGAGTTACACACTCATCTTATCCCAAAAGACGCATGACGACTGTTGAGGTTCCTCTGCAAATCGATCTTCTCGCTCAG GATGACGACATAGAGTTGCTGAATATCTCACTGACTCAGACTGGTTCCGGGTTTGGATTTGGAATTGCCATGCACAAAAGCACAGGGAGTATATTAATACGATCAGTTATTGAAGGCAGTCCAGCTGCGCAG GATGGTCGATTACAGGGAGGTGACAGACTTTTGAAGATCAACGACACACCGGTGACTGGAATGGTGCCAGCAGATGTTGCAAGTGTTTTGCGAGGAGTAGGAGACACGGCACACTTGACTATCACCCGACCCAAGTCAATACTGGAACACAACCTTGACAACCAGAGCGGGCAGAATGGAGGATTTGCTCTCTCGACATCTTTAATGGAGAAACCTGCCATAGTGGAAGAAACTGCTGCAGTCGAAGAAGCTGCTGTAGTGGAGCAACAGACTCTGAACCAATCTGAGCCACTTGCCATACTTGGATACATG AATGACAGTGCTGAGTATCGGTACATAGACGTGCAGCTTGAGAAAGATCAGAGGGGACTTGGAATTACAATTGCTGGCATCATGTCAGAAACTG ATTCAGTAGAAGGCATCTTTGTTCAAGCTATAACACCCAACAGTGCAGCTGATAGGAATGGACAAATCAAAGTTAATGATAAAATTGTGAAG GTGAATGGTGAGAGTGTAGAAGGACAAGATCATCGTTACGTAGCACAACTACTTCGTACAACAGACCGTGTTGTGAGTCTCACTGTTGCGCGGTCTCTCAACGAAG CGAGTCAGGCATTGGATGATGGTTTTTCTGATATAAAGCGGTATTGGAGAGATCGTGTGAGTCCTAACAGAGAGATCATC GTGTCAGTGATTGACAAGAAGACACCAGACAGCAGTTTAGGCATAAATGTTGAAGGTGTATCAAACGTCGACGAGAGCGGCAACATCATAATTG ATCAAAACACTCGACACTTTGTGCGTAACGTAAGAGACGGAGGTCCAGCAGCAGCAGATGGTATTCTTCAGGCCGGTGATGAATTGCTTGAG GTCGATGGTTATGCACTAGTGGGTGTAATGCATGAAGAGGCTATTCGTATTATTCGTGAGTCGAACCAGTTTGTACGTGTTGTGGTTGCTCGTGGCGGAGAAAACATCTTAGCACCTTCCTCTCCTCTGATGGAAGGTGGTCGGTCTGGGTTGGTAAATAGGCTGCCTAATGGTGAACCATCTCCTCTCTTGACTCCTCGATGGAGACATGAAATCGAAGAAGTGATGTTAGTGAAGGGTGATGCAGGACTAGGATTCAGCATCTTGGATTACCAG GATCCGAAAGATCAATTGAAGACTGTTATTGTAGTTCGAAGTGTTGTTCCAGACAATGTTGCTGCCAAAGATGGTCGCATTGCTCTCGGTGACCGAATTATGTATGTGAACGAGACAGATCTTGAACATGCAAACTTACACGAAGCTGTGGATGCTATTCGTTGTGCTCCCAAAGGAGTTGTTAGAATTGGAATAGTCAAGCCACATCTTGAAGAAGAATCAGATAAGCCACCGGTGTATGACAGTGCTAAACTATGTCCCCCTGTAAAGTCCGAGGAATCAGTTTCTGAACAATTGGAATCTTTGCAGTTGAACGGTGAGTTGATGCTGCATAGAATGAACGAAATTATGGTTCGCAAGGGAAACACCGGACTTGGGTTGAGTGTGTCCAGAACTGAGAGCAGTGATGGGGTAGTGGTGAGGAGCGTTTTGAAGGGTGGAGCTGTGGGTCGAGATGGACGAATCAGTGTTGGCGACAGAATTGTTGAGGTGAATGGTGAATCTCTAGAAGGTTACACGAGTGCAAAAGCACG AGCACTTTTGAGGCGATCATCTCTTCGAGGGGAGGGTATCAAGATCAAATACATTAGAAAAAGTAGCACATCACCAGAACCACCACCGTTGTCACCTGGAGTGCCGGTCACTCCGCCAGTTGATGAGACTGAAAGTGGACAGCAGACCTCACTGGCTGCTGACATTGCTGCTAAAGTGGCCGCAGTCGTTATGATATCTGATGACAATCAAGAGGAGTCTACATTCGAGATAAAAACAGAGAATAGTGTGGAACGTAGCGGGAGGGCTGAAACTTGGGCAGGAGAAAAGTCACATGATCGAGAGAGCACAAGCCCACCAGTGACTGCCAGTGATTTGTATCGAG CTCGTACCGTTGTCATTGATCGTGCGGTTGACAGTAGTCTGGGTATCAGCGTTGTCGGCGGTCGACCGGGCAGTAGAGATTCTGTGGTTCCACCCATATCGGGCATCTTTATTAAACACGTGATGGAAGGAACACCGGCTGCACAGTCAGGGGATCTAATGGCTGGCGACCAAATCTTGGAAGTCAATGGAATGTCTTTGAGAGATGCGACACATGACGAGGCCGTCGATGTCATTCGACGAGCAACAAGTCCAGTACGCTTAATTGTTCAAACTCTGCCAGCAAGGCAACTTAATTCGTTGAGAAGGAAAAGTCGTAGCTCAAGATCAGGAAGTTCATCATCCGCTACA TCTCCACGACATTCGATTGTTAAAGACGAAGTCAAAGAGGAGCACCTGGAATTGAAATATGATGATG cgTCTCTACATGCTCGTTTTCCTAAAGTGCGTGGCACACTTATAGCTGTCGAGATGATTAAAGGCGCTGCCGGCTTGGGACTCAGCATTGCGGGAAGTGACAACACACAAGAGGAAGGAGTAGAAGTGATTGGTGTGAAAGAAGGCGGAGCAGCAGCTCAGTCCGGTCAGTTACAAGGAGGAGACTTCATTTTGGAG GTAAACGGAAAGTCAATTTTGGGTCTGAATCATAAAGAGGCATCACACATTCTGAAGACTCTCCCTCCGCTTGTAAAGATGGTTGCTTTGAG GCCAATGCAACGACGGCAATCCGATCTCACTGGTCAGATGACATCAATGATGGTTTCTGTGAACACAAGTCGTGAG CCGTATAGCCCACCACGTAGCATTACTACACCAACAATAGAGGAAACTACTGCTGTCAGTCAG ACATTTGGCCCAGCCCATCAGGGAGAAGTGCCCACGGCTGTTGAAGGATTTGATCTCAGCACTTTCCGAAAAGTGGAAAACGTCGCTCTAGTGAAG GATTCATTTGGATTGGGCCTTGCGGTTGGAGAGGGAAGAGGTTTTAAAGATGAACGTGGGATATTCATCAAGAACATAACATCTGATGGAGTTGCAGACAGA GATGGAAGACTACAAATAGGAGATCAGCTCTTGGCTGTTGATGGCCAAAGTCTTTATGGATTGAATGGAGCACAG GCTGGGAGCCTCTTAGTTAGTGCTGACGACCATATTACACTGACGGTGGCATCAGGACCTGCAAGAAAGACTCCGTCTGTGACAGAAAAGCCGGGAACAT TACAAATGCAATCTCCGGATGGCGTCGTGTCAA GCCAATTTTTGTACAATCCTGTTGTACCCGGAGTTGAGACAACTGTTGAATTAGTGAAGGGTCAGTCTGGTCTGGGTGTAAGTATAGTTGGTGGGACCGACACACCTCTG GGATACATTGTTATTCAAGAGGTACACGATGATGGTGCTGCAGCTGTGGATGCTCGGTTGAAGCCACATGATCAAATATTGGAG gttGACGGTCACGATCTTCGCGATGCAGTTCATGATCAGGCAATAAGCGTTTTAAGGCAAACTGGTAACTTGGTCAGGTTGACCGTTTTGCGTCCCACAGATGAGTCATCGCTCTCACTTG AGCCCATGAATGTTGAAACTGTAAGACTGCTTAAAGTGCCTGGTCAAAACTTGGGTATCAGTCTTCTTCCTGCCAG GGATAGACCGGGGATTTTTATTACAGATATA ATTCCACATAGTCTTGCCGATCAAGAGGGACGACTGCAAGTTGGTGATCAGATACTTTCTGTTGACAACATAGACATGACGATGGCATCACACTTTGAAGTGGCTCAGGCACTGAAG GCTAGTGAGGGAGAGGTGGTTATTACAGTTGCTCGAAATCAGTGGGAAGAATTTGGTTTCAATGGCACAGCAATGCAGACAGCTTACAGTCCCAACGTGACTCGAACTCCGGAGTTGTCTCGGTTTTCATCATTCGGCAAGCTACAGCAGCCGATGGCAAGAGTTCCCAGTGGAC ATATTTCAGTACCAAGGGATGTTTTCAAAGTGGTATTAGAACGGGTTAGTCCTCAAGAACCATTAGGTCTGGGGATATCTGGTGGAATTCACATTCAACCTGGCAACGTTCCTGTTTTTATCACCAACGTCAAACCGGATGGTGCTGCTGCTAGGAATGGGCAGTTGAGA GCTGGAGATGCAATATTGGAGATCAATGGTCACTCGCTTGAGTCTCGGTCTCACGTAGACGCTGTTGACATCTTAAAGTCGAGTGTGGGGTCGGTCCAAATGAAAATTTCTCGAGAAATTGCTCCAGTACCACTATCACCCCAACTGTCTCCATATGCAGTGAGAAACACAGTCCCAATTTCGGATTCAAA TCGCTTGAACATCATTACTCTGACACGAGGACCTGAGGGCCTGGGATTTAGTGTAGTCGGTGGTCGAGGCAGCCAACAGGGTGACCTACCTATCTATGTGAAGTCTGTGTTTGAAAAGGGTGCTGCTGCGCATGATGGGCGATTGAAACGTGGCAATCAAATACTAGCTGTCAACGATGAAAGTCTGGATGGTGTGACACATGACGAAGCCGTGCAGATTCTAAAGAAGTGCAAGGGTGAGATCAAGCTCACTGTTCTCAATTAA
- the LOC134186251 gene encoding store-operated calcium entry-associated regulatory factor-like, which translates to MCTEKKMSAKVLFLFVFGAAVIGRGCGFGFFNGDNQDRVRLREVEVLTLYQGRMTNARRVSPIPQLKCIGGTAGCHAFVPQTVQCYNRGWDGYDVQWECKTEMDNSYKFGRVTVSCEGYDYPDDPFVLRGSCGLEYMLELTNEGQQQQQQHYHRDSGYHYGSHGSAWSKPSSTWFGDLVTMGIVVVVGYIMFKACCGQRRTDMHGVEPNMGTSSSPPPPPGFRPEYTSGSGNQGSSPPSPGFKPEYTGNTAHSNSNNNNSGNTGGQGQGGIGGFWTGATAGGILGYLFGNRRSGYGYGYGPGYGSGYGSGYGYGSGYGYGSGYGYGSGYGYGRRSGGWSSGLGSSWGSGSRGSSFGRSSRSSGSSGSRSTSGFGGTSRR; encoded by the exons ATGTGCACAGAGAAAAAGATGTCAGCGAAGGTTCTGTTTCTGTTCGTGTTTGGAGCAGCGGTGATTGGTAGAGGATGTGGATTCGGCTTTTTCA ACGGCGACAACCAAGACAGAGTTCGTCTTCGAGAAGTTGAGGTATTGACCCTTTATCAAGGAAGAATGACCAACGCAAGGAGAGTATCTCCCATTCCTCAG TTAAAATGCATTGGTGGGACTGCTGGTTGTCATGCATTTGTGCCACAAACCGTGCAGTGCTACAATCGTGGTTGGGACGGCTATGACGTTCAG tGGGAGTGTAAGACGGAGATGGATAATTCGTACAAATTTGGTCGCGTTACAGTTAGCTGTGAAGGATACGATTATCCCGATGATCCATTTGTGCTTCGTGGATCCTGTGGG TTAGAGTACATGTTGGAATTGACAAATGAGggacagcagcagcagcagcagcattaTCACAGAGACTCGGGGTACCATTATGGTTCTCATGGATCAGCTTGGTCAAAACCATCATCGAC CTGGTTTGGAGATTTGGTGACAATGGGAATAGTGGTAGTTGTTGGATATATAATGTTCAAGGCTTGCTGTGGCCAAAGAAG GACTGACATGCATGGTGTTGAACCTAATATGGGTACTAGCAgttctcctcctcctcctcctggtTTTAGACCGGAGTATACATCTGGGTCTGGCAATCAAGGCTCATCTCCTCCTTCACCTGGATTTAAGCCTGAATATACTGGCAACACTGCACACAGTAATTCCAACAACAATAATTCTGGAAACACTGGAGGACAAGGACAAGGGGGAATCGGAGGATTTTGGACAG GTGCAACAGCCGGTGGTATACTAGGATATCTTTTTGGAAACAG ACGTTCTGGATATGGATATGGTTATGGTCCAGGCTATGGATCTGGTTATGGTTCGGGTTACGGCTATGGATCCGGTTATGGATATGGATCTGGCTATGGTTATGGATCTGGCTATGGTTATGGCAGACGATCTGGAGGATGGTCGTCTGGATTAGGAAGCAGCTGGGGGAGTGGTAGTAGAGGCAGTTCATTTGGTCGTTCGTCCAGATCCAGTGGTAGCTCCGGGAGCAGATCAACATCAG GATTTGGTGGTACTTCAAGGCGTTGA